Proteins from one Oncorhynchus gorbuscha isolate QuinsamMale2020 ecotype Even-year linkage group LG18, OgorEven_v1.0, whole genome shotgun sequence genomic window:
- the LOC124002518 gene encoding death-inducer obliterator 1-like isoform X3, whose amino-acid sequence MEENVSPELYLALEPEQSQDPMDSSSQAIPEDDKAQKDRVDKEDQEHGDNATEEKLEETEQSAKTTSEFKKTWGFRRTTIAKREMPGDTTAESQDGQVGPVRRSGRQAKRTDKLEEFLLTTKRVRTVGRRSAPGSVEGGDPSSQTHTDAETASEASFDGNTEAKSVEGKPDSPVRKTGRKRTTRKAKGRGSCRGGSVSDDGSSDNEEKGSGDAPKEPQPQEEKEEDKKTIIPEKKEEEDIVQPQPEQDSVKKEVSEKEEESEGKPVETSGRHASRSSSPAKVASRGTNPNKRDTKSRGAKTHKEEDNEDDDEYPSSSSSSDSGDAEGYDPNALYCICRQKHNKRFMICCDRCEEWFHGDCVGITEARGRLMERNGEDYVCPNCTTKKSQTAKPNGKLKAAVPGARKAEQSPSVAASSPTAAAGADEKGGDDLGIKGRIEKTTNPSGKKKIKIFQAAAEESNLPKCIGPGCEKNALKDSVYCGSECILRHAAAAMAAKSISEPKQKDEPKQKDQDKAKGQKKTPGTRATPKKNSTTGRKTTKKSTEEEESDGEADEDGDEESHEEHPPPPAMSSWSSDHNYNAVTPEKTTPIAPPTVLNKTSPEKESEEDQSEKEPTPPEKKSPASTAPLKGGKKSPGPKVLKLYTRRNKPATPVSSAKAPKKQPYPTPSKTTKSKKPPPPPAVLTPSAPGSLDSPRHHVTGALRVGKSSFTIPKKQAQPQQRDSLGRSPSRIPSSPAPSSRRPEPATLAPSMMCPTAPPNNQMRQNIRRSLTDILYKRVSDSDDLNMSENEVGKLAVNIEKEMFNLCLCTDSKYKNKYRGLMFNLKDPKNKGLFYRVVWGEVSPFRLVRLSADELLSKEISEWRKPDTTEAPSARSQTGQSKSSHRQDAGPPDVDMEDAPPMSDGDVCISGTSPSPRMASAAEQDEAGSTPFSGSVQAGVKSGSALPDIFSMMRDTTAEHRAHLFDLNCKICTGQKSADDEPAAKKAKLSKKPEVRQEVRRLPRSSSCEGAPVNYPGSEAPVPDPLPYHEDASIMLPPPQTPAPVTVPAVSSVSITRRDPRMARHSSGVTVTHSAPDTSMVAPISTDTYSRPIPTESYSRTIPAEPAPVVVMEVVPKGPLPMPPAPPPSIPRPVMQKAASSEPPPEGETAIFLHSQEMMWKGFVNMHTVAKFVTKAYLVSGTFEHLKEDLPDTIHIGGRISPSTVWDYVGKLKTSLSKELCLIRFHPATEEEEVAYVSLFSYFSSRKRFGVVANNNRRIKDLYLIPLSSKDPLPSKLLPFDGPGLEPARPNLLLGLVICQKEKKRAVASFETEEKRSMTQIRDLDDTGLPKPTSAIKAEVKAEKALRYTQDLPFNTSPPGTPPPLSSSETSSTSMAASSVLSFLSSVKAPATGRESPSSSSAASSATNATPLQTILKTLFGNKMHDSEASMSPSEHGAVDVSAGPATLLDPIVQQFGQISKKKQVEEDEDDRPYDPEEEYDPGMGYGAPQKLVKEPEVIKQPEATDLDDVAYDPEDDTIFEEVRTDVPGQARAAPGGLTEQQKMLEDLNKQIEEQKRQLEEQEESIYQPGSTTGTSAASFSVIDSLISQPSLLANSQLLQLGKKVDELMKSSSAAAPLINQRRDPRQSRDPRPSRDPRRLTSDSIEKEETTLPAPVTATTQPPQTDVQEPETPLSQEEVITESLPFLESDTTGESIPLLGESVEPDMEVNYVEKLTVESEEVDPTKSDFDKYSIWPNAASILKTGEISNSEQNSQESTSSGYFKMSANSSSASPTINVLSQNVTQDSSTLMDTQSSHMLHMETSGYMDYGAPPDVAPTATFPPHLGPPPMQGPPPMLGPPPMQSIPSLSGSLPMQRPLPIPVPSPMQVESDQSQYSQYGPTPAAYPPYQNQWGGSQQQYEAPLGPPLQTMMQPRGPPPFQPMGQRAPPPQMFNAPMGSLAPRHMGQQGPPPGQFMEGHGLPPPPTFDGQNGLAPTRFTGPPPPFNFPGPRGPPPPFTGPPPGHFDRGPPPLHFPGPRGPPPSHFGDHGSQAPMIDPPRGPVDQYNNASVGSYQQSMDHHQGQTPPHMYKDNQAPPPGPSYRGPPHYQYEGRRGAPPSGDVGEQHFHPPNQFRGSRAPSPPPHRGSYDDQRQDHQGGTPQHFGGPDRFRLDNPVDLRPTRHSGPLLPTPPEGPIPLPNRMRGHSPESHRDDHWRRHSPDMRRSSSTREGSEPRGGDSASRFEGGHKDREPIPVSSGLSERQKDLSEDRRRERDREGPHGARPWDRSQSKRWSRERDRGRERDRGERERSRERDRSRGRAGERHRVPEGERHRAPEGERHRAPEGERHRAPEGDGHRAPEGERHRAPEGDGHRAPEGDGHRAPEGDGHRAPEGDGHRAPEGERHRAPEGERHRAPEGERHRAPEGDGHRAPEGERHRAPEGERHRAPEGERHRAPEGERHRAPGGERHRAPGGDGHRAPGGDGHRAPGGDGHRAPGGDGHRAPEGDGHRAPEGDGHRAPEGERHRAPEGERHRAPGGDGHRAPETDKRKDKERDRDRERDRVRGREPDRRDYDRERARNRDRERDRERKRDGTRSRDRDRGREREPDRRENDRDRARDRERDKDRDRRDRSKSKEKREDKKESNKSYVPKENDKPAEVESDKNTS is encoded by the exons ATGGAGGAGAATGTGAGCCCTGAGCTCTATCTAGCTCTcgagccagagcagagccaggaCCCTATGGATAGCAGCTCTCAAG CTATCCCAGAGGACGATAAGGCCCAGAAGGACAGAGTAGATAAAGAAGACCAAGAGCACGGTGACAATGCTACTGAGGAAAAGCTAGAGGAGACGGAGCAATCTGCTAAGACAACAAGTGAGTTCAAGAAGACCTGGGGATTCCGCCGGACCACCATAGCCAAGAGAGAAATGCCAGGAGACACGACTGCTGAGAGCCAGGATGGCCAAGTAGGGCCTGTGCGCCGCAGCGGGAGGCAGGCCAAACGCACTGACAAGTTGGAGGAGTTCCTGCTCACCACCAAGAGAGTGCGTACAGTGGGGAGGAGAAGTGCACCTGGTAGCGTAGAGGGTGGGGACCCTTCCTCCCAGACCCATACAGATGCGGAGACTGCCTCTGAGGCCAGCTTTGACGGCAACACAGAGGCCAAGTCTGTGGAGGGTAAACCAGATTCACCAGTGAGGAAGACGGGCAGGAAGAGGACAACTCGGAAGGCTAAAGGCCGTGGCAGCTGCAGAGGTGGCTCGGTCAGTGACGATGGAAGCTCTGACAATGAAGAGAAGGGTAGTGGAGATGCACCCAAAGAGCCCCAGccccaggaggagaaggaggaggacaaGAAGACAATCATCCCtgaaaagaaagaggaggaggatatagTGCAGCCGCAGCCAGAGCAGGACTCTGTGAAGAAAGAAGTGTCagaaaaagaagag gagagcgagggaaagcCCGTGGAGACCAGTGGGAGGCATGCTTCCAGGTCCAGCAGTCCTGCCAAGGTGGCAAGTAGGGGCACCAACCCAAACAAGAGAGACACCAAGTCCAGAGGGGCAAAAACCCACAAAGAGGAAGataatgaggatgatgatgaataCCCGTCATCCTCATCATCCAGTGACTCGGGCGACGCTGAAGGATATGACCCTAATGCATTGTACTGCATCTGTCGACAGAAACACAACAAAAG GTTCATGATCTGCTGCGACCGCTGTGAGGAGTGGTTCCATGGAGACTGTGTGGGCATCACTGAGGCTCGTGGACGTCTGATGGAGAGGAATGGGGAGGACTACGTCTGCCCCAACTGTACCACCAAGAAGAGCCAGACAGCCAAGCCCAATGGCAAACTCAAAGCAGCTGTCCCTGGAGCCCGCAAGGCCGAGCAGAGCCCCTCTGTGGCAGCTTCCTCACCTACAGCTGCTGCTGGTGCAGATGAGAAGGGTGGTGATGACTTGGGTATTAAAGGGAGAATAGAGAAAACAACAAACCCCAGTGGAAAAAAGAAGATCAAGATTTTTCAGGCA GCGGCAGAGGAGTCTAATCTGCCCAAATGTATCGGGCCAGGCTGTGAGAAGAACGCCCTGAAGGACTCTGTCTACTGCGGCAGTGAGTGTATCCTGAGACACGCCGCCGCAGCCATGGCAGCCAAATCCATCTCCGAGCCTAAGCAGAAAGATGAACCTAAGCAGAAAGACCAAGACAAGGCCAAGGGACAGAAGAAAACACCTGGTACCAGGGCAACGCCCAAG aAGAATTCCACCACTGGGAGGAAGACCACCAAGAAGTCCACAGAGGAGGAAGAGTCGGACGGTGAGGCCGATGAGGATGGTGATGAAGAGTCACACGAAGAGCATCCACCGCCACCCGCCATGTCGTCCTGGTCCAGCGACCATAATTACAATGCAGTAACGCCAGAAAAGACTACACCCATAGCACCACcaacagtgttaaacaaaacgT CTCCTGAAAAGGAGAGTGAAGAGGACCAGAGTGAGAAGGAACCAACCCCTCCTGAGAAGAAGTCTCCTGCTTCCACAGCACCGCTCAAAGGAGGAAAGAAGTCTCCTGGCCCCAAAGTATTAAAGCTATACACCAGACGCAATAAACCAGCAACTCCAGTCAGCAGTGCTAAGGCACCAAAGAAACAACCATATCCCACTCCTAGCAAAACAACTAAATCCAAGAAACCACCACCACCCCCTGCTGTCCTGACCCCTTCTGCCCCTGGCTCTCTAGACTCCCCACGACATCACGTCACAGGGGCCCTGAGGGTCGGCAAGTCCAGCTTTACCATCCCTAAGAAGCAGGCCCAGCCCCAGCAGAGAGACTCCTTAGGCCGTAGTCCCTCCAGAATCCCGTCTtcaccagccccctcctcccGACGCCCTGAGCCAGCCACTTTAGCACCTTCCATGATGTGCCCGACGGCTCCGCCAAACAACCAGATGAGACAGAACATCCGCCGCTCGCTCACAGACATCCTATACAAGAG GGTGAGTGACAGTGATGATTTGAATATGTCTGAGAACGAGGTGGGAAAACTGGCTGTCAACATTGAGAAGGAGATGTTCAACCTCTGCTTGTGCACGGACAGCAAGTACAAGAACAAGTACAGGGGCCTCATGTTCAACCTGAAGGACCCCAAAAACAAG GGCCTTTTCTAcagggtggtctggggagaggtcAGCCCCTTCAGGTTGGTGAGGCTGAGTGCAGATGAGCTGCTCTCCAAAGAGATCTCAGAGTGGAGGAAGCCTGACACTACTGAG GCTCCCAGCGCTAGATCCCAGACAGGGCAGTCCAAATCGAGCCATAGGCAGGATGCTGGCCCCCCTGATGTGGACATGGAGGATGCTCCTCCAATGTCTGATGGAGATGTATGTATCTCTGGCACCTCCCCATCTCCTCGCATGGCATCTGCTGCA GAACAAGATGAAGCTGGCTCCACTCCCTTCTCTGGCTCAGTTCAGGCTGGGGTGAAGAGTGGCAGTGCCCTGCCAGATATCTTCAGCATGATGCGGGACACCACGGCCGAACACAGGGCCCATCTCTTTGACCTCAACTGCAAAATCTGTACAG gCCAGAAGTCTGCAGACGATGAACCAGCAGCCAAGAAGGCCAAACTCTCCAAGAAGCCCGAGGTGAGGCAAGAGGTGAGACGCTTGCCCAGGTCCTCCTCATGTGAAGGTGCCCCGGTCAATTATCCCGGCAGTGAGGCACCAGTCCCTGACCCCCTGCCCTACCATGAAGACGCAAGCATCATGTTGCCTCCACCCCAGACCCCAGCCCCTGTCACTGTACCAGCCGTCTCCTCTGTCAGCATCACCCGCAGAGATCCCCGCATGGCAAGACACAGCTCTGGAGTGACGGTCACCCACTCAGCTCCAGACACCTCCATGGTGGCACCAATCTCAACAGATACCTATTCAAGACCCATTCCAACAGAGTCCTATTCAAGAACTATCCCAGCAGAGCCCGCTCCGGTTGTAGTGATGGAGGTGGTGCCCAAGGGGCCCCTCCCCATGCCCCCGgctcctccaccctccatccccagGCCTGTCATGCAAAAAGCTGCCTCGTCAGAGCCTCCCCCAGAGGGTGAGACCGCCATCTTCCTCCATAGTCAGGAGATGATGTGGAAAGGATTCGTCAACATGCACACCGTGGCTAAGTTTGTCACTAAAGCGTACCTGGTCTCAGGAACCTTTGAGCACCTGAAAGAG GATCTACCTGACACCATCCACATCGGAGGCCGAATCTCCCCCAGCACCGTGTGGGACTATGTGGGGAAACTAAAAACGTCACTGTCCAAG GAGCTGTGTCTGATCCGGTTCCATCCagccacagaggaggaggaggtggcctatgtctctctcttctcttatttcAGTAGCAGGAAGCGCTTTGGAGTGGTCGCCAACAACAACCGCCGCATCAAAGACCTATACCTCATCCCCCTGAGCTCCAAGGACCCTCTGCCCTCCAAACTGTTACCCTTCGATGGGCCAG GTCTTGAGCCAGCGCGCCCTAACCTCCTCCTCGGCTTGGTGATCTGTCAGAAGGAGAAGAAGCGTGCTGTAGCCTCCTTTGAGACTGAAGAGAAGCGTTCCATGACCCAAATCAGAGACCTAGATGACACAGGCCTTCCAAAACCAACCTCAGCCATCAAGGCTGAAGTGAAAGCAGAGAAAGCCTTGCGGTACACCCAAGATCTTCCCTTCAACACATCCCCCCCAGGTACACCTCCCCCTCTCAGCTCCTCAGAGACCTCATCCACCTCCATGGCAGCCTCATCAGTGCTGTCCTTCCTGTCTTCTGTCAAAGCCCCTGCTACAGGCAGAGAGTCACCTTCCTCCAGCTCTGCCGCATCCTCTGCTACCAATGCCACCCCCCTTCAGACCATCCTGAAGACTTTGTTTGGGAACAAGATGCATGACTCTGAGGCCTCCATGTCCCCTTCTGAGCATGGTGCTGTTGACGTCTCAGCTGGCCCCGCTACTCTGCTTGATCCCATCGTTCAGCAGTTTGGACAGATTTCTAAGAAGAAGCaggtggaggaggatgaggatgaccGACCATATGACCCAGAGGAAGAGTATGACCCAGGTATGGGCTATGGAGCACCCCAGAAGTTAGTTAAAGAACCTGAGGTCATCAAGCAGCCAGAGGCTACGGATCTGGACGATGTGGCCTATGATCCGGAGGATGACACCATCTTTGAGGAGGTCAGGACTGATGTCCCTGGTCAAGCCAGGGCCGCACCTGGAGGTCTGACCGAACAGCAGAAAATGCTGGAGGATCTCAACAAACAGATTGAGGAGCAGAAACGTCAGCTTGAGGAGCAGGAGGAATCGATCTACCAACCAGGGTCAACCACAGGGACATCAGCTGCCTCGTTCTCAGTCATTGACAGCTTGATCTCTCAGCCATCCCTACTGGCCAACAGTCAGCTTCTGCAGCTGGGAAAAAAGGTTGATGAGTTGATGAAATCCTCCTCTGCTGCCGCTCCTTTGATTAACCAGAGAAGGGACCCAAGGCAGAGCAGGGACCCCAGGCCGAGCAGAGACCCCAGGAGGCTAACCTCAGACTCGATAGAAAAAGAAGAGACAACTCTTCCTGCTCCTGTCACAGCCACCACGcaaccaccacagactgatgtcCAAGAACCAGAAACACCACTTTCCCAAGAAGAGGTTATAACAGAATCTCTTCCCTTCCTGGAATCAGACACAACAGGGGAGTCCATTCCCCTGTTAGGTGAGAGTGTAGAACCTGATATGGAGGTCAATTACGTGGAGAAACTAACTGTGGAATCGGAGGAAGTTGACCCAACCAAGAGTGACTTTGACAAATACAGTATTTGGCCAAATGCAGCCAGCATTTTAAAAACAGGAGAGATTTCTAATTCTGAGCAGAACAGTCAAGAGTCTACGTCCTCTGGCTACTTCAAGATGTCCGCAAACAGCTCCTCAGCTTCACCTACAATTAATGTACTGTCTCAGAATGTTACCCAGGATAGCTCCACCCTGATGGACACCCAATCCTCCCACATGTTACACATGGAAACATCAGGCTACATGGACTATGGAGCTCCTCCTGACGTTGCTCCAACAGCCACCTTCCCACCCCACCTTGGACCCCCACCGATGCAGGGTCCACCTCCAATGCTTGGACCACCACCCATGCAGAGTATTCCTTCCTTGTCAGGCTCTCTTCCTATGCAGAGACCTCTACCCATACCGGTTCCTTCACCCATGCAAGTGGAGAGTGACCAGTCTCAGTACTCTCAGTATGGGCCAACTCCTGCTGCTTACCCTCCCTATCAGAACCAGTGGGGTGGCTCTCAGCAGCAGTATGAGGCACCCCTTGGACCTCCACTCCAGACCATGATGCAACCCAGAGGACCCCCTCCATTCCAACCGATGGGCCAGAGAGCTCCACCTCCCCAGATGTTCAATGCACCCATGGGTTCCCTGGCTCCACGGCACATGGGGCAACAAGGCCCACCTCCAGGCCAGTTCATGGAGGGCCATGGCCTTCCCCCACCTCCTACTTTTGATGGGCAAAATGGTTTAGCTCCAACAAGGTTCACTGGACCCCCTCCTCCATTCAACTTCCCTGGACCCAGaggcccccctcctcccttcacaGGTCCTCCCCCAGGCCACTTTGACAGAGGACCCCCTCCATTGCACTTCCCCGGACCCAGAGGTCCTCCACCTTCTCATTTTGGCGATCATGGGTCCCAAGCACCCATGATCGACCCACCAAGAGGCCCTGTAGACCAGTACAACAATGCCAGTGTTGGTTCCTACCAGCAGAGCATGGACCATCACCAGGGTCAGACCCCTCCACACATGTACAAAGACAACCAGGCTCCCCCACCAGGCCCCTCTTACAGAGGACCTCCACACTACCAGTATGAGGGGCGGAGAGGCGCGCCTCCCAGTGGAGATGTGGGTGAACAGCATTTCCATCCACCTAACCAGTTTCGGGGATCTAGAGCAccctccccaccaccacacagGGGATCTTATGATGACCAGAGACAAGACCACCAGGGGGGCACACCTCAGCATTTCGGAGGACCTGACCGGTTTCGCCTTGACAATCCAGTAGACTTAAGACCAACCCGCCACAGTGGGCCACTGCTCCCGACCCCTCCAGAGGGCCCCATACCTCTACCAAACCGCATGAGGggccacagcccagagtcccacagggATGACCACTGGCGACGACACTCGCCTGACATGAGAAGGAGCAGCTCCACCAGAGAGGGCTCAGAGCCCCGCGGTGGAGACAGTGCCAGTCGGTTTGAGGGTGGCCACAAAGACCGGGAGCCAATCCCTGTTTCCTCTGGGCTGTCTGAAAGGCAGAAGGATCTGTCTGAGGACCGCAGGAGGGAGAGGGACCGTGAGGGGCCCCATGGGGCCAGGCCATGGGACAGGAGCCAGAGCAAGCGCTGGAGccgggagagggacagaggcagggagagagaccgaggagagagggaacgcaGCCGGGAGAGAGACCGCAGCAGAGGGAGGGCGGGAGAGCGACACAGGGTTCCAGAGGGAGAGCGGCACAGGGCTCCAGAGGGAGAGCGGCACAGGGCTCCAGAGGGAGAGCGGCACAGGGCTCCAGAGGGAGACGGGCACAGGGCTCCAGAGGGAGAGCGGCACAGGGCTCCAGAGGGAGACGGGCACAGGGCTCCAGAGGGAGACGGGCACAGGGCTCCAGAGGGAGACGGGCACAGGGCTCCAGAGGGAGACGGGCACAGGGCTCCAGAGGGAGAGCGGCACAGGGCTCCAGAGGGAGAGCGGCACAGGGCTCCAGAGGGAGAGCGGCACAGGGCTCCAGAGGGAGACGGGCACAGGGCTCCAGAGGGAGAGCGGCACAGGGCTCCAGAGGGAGAGCGGCACAGGGCTCCAGAGGGAGAGCGGCACAGGGCTCCAGAGGGAGAGCGGCACAGGGCTCCAGGGGGAGAGCGGCACAGGGCTCCAGGGGGAGACGGGCACAGGGCTCCAGGGGGAGACGGACACAGGGCTCCAGGGGGAGACGGACACAGGGCTCCAGGGGGAGACGGGCACAGGGCTCCAGAGGGAGACGGGCACAGGGCTCCAGAGGGAGACGGGCACAGGGCTCCAGAGGGAGAGCGGCACAGGGCTCCAGAGGGAGAGCGGCACAGGGCTCCAGGGGGAGACGGGCACAGGGCTCcagagacagacaagaggaaGGACAAGGAGAGAGACCGTGACCGAGAAAGGGACAGAGTTAGGGGGAGAGAGCCTGACAGGAGAGACTACGACCGAGAGAGAGCCAGgaacagagaccgagagagagacagagaaaggaaaaGAGACGGGACCAGGAGCAGAGACcgggacagaggcagggagagagagcctgacAGGAGAGAAAACGACAGAGACAGAGCACGGGACCGAGAAAGGGACAAAGACCGAGACCGCCGGGACAGGAGCAAGAgcaaagaaaagagagaagacaaaaAAGAATCAAACAAATCTTATGTCCCAAAGGAGAATGATAAACCTGCAGAGGTGGAAAGTGATAAAAACACATCATAA